A genome region from Geminicoccus roseus DSM 18922 includes the following:
- a CDS encoding ABC transporter substrate-binding protein: MWKDIRAGRRALLTGIAGAATATAFVPRHASARTKIRFAWPFINGPKGIEDLAARFNEQSRSVEVEVEIVPQLQAIPKLTEAFAAGTGPDCLAISDIWLAQLAGGGWLESLEPYLADSGLEPEISPASMGIARMYQQTAYYVGFVVEAYTLYYNKLLFAEAGLDGPPIDLDEFRIHAERLTDARRDRYGYYAEGGDGWSFQQWTTWALGTGGLGVDRTFFDANGKCVLNTPAHAQGLQQWLDLYQKSKVSPPTSAVGTFVDQANAFSAGQVAMVFGWGSYVMTMAEAIGQANLGTARTPAGPTGSNYYFAGNGFSINSASPSKEASWEFIEFLLRPENNSEWNRLYGAIPTITRTWEEAWLTQPKYQAILAMLRDGPSLVYHPRYIPGYGSFQSQFSPPQIQKTLLGGQTAQEHLAVIAAALDELRAANG, from the coding sequence TTGCCGGGGCCGCGACCGCGACGGCTTTTGTTCCACGCCACGCTTCAGCCCGGACCAAGATCCGGTTCGCCTGGCCTTTCATCAATGGCCCGAAGGGCATCGAGGACCTGGCCGCCCGCTTCAACGAGCAGAGCCGCTCGGTGGAGGTCGAGGTCGAGATCGTGCCGCAGCTTCAGGCCATCCCGAAGCTCACCGAGGCGTTTGCCGCGGGCACCGGGCCGGACTGCCTGGCGATCTCCGACATCTGGCTGGCCCAGCTGGCCGGTGGTGGCTGGCTGGAAAGCCTGGAGCCCTACCTGGCGGACTCCGGCCTCGAGCCGGAGATCTCGCCGGCCTCGATGGGCATCGCCCGGATGTACCAGCAGACCGCCTATTATGTCGGCTTCGTGGTCGAGGCCTACACGCTCTACTACAACAAGCTGCTGTTCGCCGAGGCCGGGCTGGACGGGCCGCCGATCGACCTGGACGAGTTCCGCATCCATGCCGAGCGGCTGACCGACGCGCGCCGCGACCGCTACGGCTACTATGCCGAGGGCGGTGACGGCTGGAGCTTCCAGCAGTGGACCACCTGGGCGCTCGGCACGGGCGGCCTGGGCGTCGACCGCACCTTCTTCGACGCCAACGGCAAATGCGTGCTGAACACGCCCGCCCACGCGCAGGGCCTCCAGCAATGGCTGGACCTCTACCAGAAGAGCAAGGTGTCGCCGCCGACCTCGGCGGTGGGCACCTTCGTCGACCAGGCCAACGCCTTCAGCGCCGGCCAGGTCGCCATGGTGTTCGGCTGGGGCTCCTACGTGATGACCATGGCCGAGGCGATCGGCCAGGCCAATCTCGGCACCGCCCGCACGCCGGCCGGACCCACCGGCTCCAACTATTATTTCGCCGGCAACGGCTTCTCGATCAACTCGGCCTCGCCCAGCAAGGAGGCGAGCTGGGAGTTCATCGAGTTCCTGCTGCGGCCCGAGAACAACAGCGAGTGGAACCGGCTCTACGGCGCCATCCCGACCATCACCCGGACCTGGGAGGAGGCGTGGCTGACCCAGCCGAAATACCAGGCGATCCTGGCGATGCTGCGCGACGGTCCCTCGCTGGTCTACCATCCCCGCTACATCCCGGGCTATGGCAGCTTCCAGAGCCAGTTCTCGCCGCCGCAGATCCAGAAGACCCTCCTGGGCGGGCAGACCGCCCAGGAGCATCTGGCGGTGATCGCGGCGGCCCTGGACGAGCTGCGCGCCGCCAACGGGTAG
- a CDS encoding amidase, with translation MPTVTKDLVELYAGSDATALAGLVRDGQVTPAELVETAIAVIEDLDPKLNAVVIRSFDEARAEAARGGLSGPFAGVPFLLKNIGSQWKGSRLDHGLAYLKDHVCGYDSTLSARIRAAGFLLLGRTNTPEGGWCIGTEPRLYGNTLNPWNPGFTPGGSSGGAAVAVASGMVPLAEGSDGGGSIRVPASCCGLVGLKPSRGRITYGPEDADLWMGSVYTFALTRTVRDTAAYLDAVAGAEPGDPYTPPTPQQSWLSLLAEAPKPLRIGFAQDAPFGPALAPPVAEAVADTARLLEAMGHRIEPYRLRCDLERAWWDYNDVVAVETAAEFDRLAAIVGRPVEEHELAPFNWSMLRHGRGMAATRYAAALAGIRKASQLLGRELHAFDVFLTPTLTQPPRPVGYWSMEDGDRERYLARWSDAAFMFAFNISGLPAMSLPSTRLANGVPIGVQLVGRLGDEATLLNLAGQIEQARPWAEMRPPIRAGA, from the coding sequence TTGCCGACCGTCACGAAGGATCTGGTCGAACTCTATGCCGGCAGCGACGCCACCGCGCTGGCCGGGCTGGTCCGCGACGGGCAGGTGACGCCGGCCGAGCTGGTCGAGACCGCGATCGCCGTGATCGAGGATCTGGACCCCAAGCTGAACGCGGTCGTGATCCGCTCCTTCGACGAGGCGCGCGCCGAGGCGGCCAGGGGCGGCCTGTCCGGGCCGTTCGCCGGGGTGCCGTTTCTGCTCAAGAACATCGGCTCGCAATGGAAGGGCAGCCGGCTCGACCACGGCCTGGCCTACCTGAAGGACCATGTCTGCGGCTACGACTCCACCCTGTCGGCGCGGATCCGGGCGGCAGGCTTTCTCCTGCTCGGGCGCACCAACACGCCGGAAGGCGGCTGGTGCATCGGCACCGAGCCGCGCCTCTACGGCAACACGCTCAATCCCTGGAACCCCGGCTTCACCCCGGGCGGCTCCAGCGGCGGGGCGGCGGTCGCGGTGGCGTCCGGGATGGTGCCGCTGGCCGAGGGCTCGGATGGCGGCGGCTCGATCCGGGTGCCGGCCTCGTGCTGCGGCCTGGTCGGGCTGAAGCCGTCGCGCGGCCGGATCACCTACGGCCCCGAGGATGCCGACCTGTGGATGGGCTCGGTCTACACCTTCGCCCTGACCCGCACGGTGCGCGACACCGCAGCCTATCTGGACGCGGTCGCCGGTGCGGAGCCGGGCGACCCCTACACCCCGCCGACCCCGCAGCAGAGCTGGCTCTCGTTGCTGGCGGAAGCGCCCAAGCCGCTGCGGATCGGCTTTGCCCAGGACGCGCCGTTCGGCCCGGCCCTGGCCCCGCCGGTGGCGGAAGCGGTGGCCGACACCGCCCGGCTCCTGGAGGCCATGGGCCACCGGATCGAGCCCTACCGCCTGCGCTGCGACCTGGAGCGGGCCTGGTGGGACTATAACGACGTGGTGGCGGTGGAGACCGCGGCGGAGTTCGACCGGCTGGCCGCCATCGTCGGCCGTCCGGTCGAGGAGCACGAGCTGGCACCGTTCAACTGGTCGATGCTGCGCCATGGCCGCGGCATGGCCGCCACGCGCTACGCGGCGGCCCTTGCCGGGATCCGCAAGGCCAGCCAGCTGCTCGGCCGGGAGCTTCACGCCTTCGACGTGTTCCTGACCCCCACCCTCACCCAGCCACCCCGCCCGGTCGGCTACTGGTCGATGGAAGACGGCGACCGGGAGCGCTACCTGGCCCGCTGGTCGGATGCGGCCTTCATGTTCGCCTTCAACATTTCCGGCCTGCCGGCGATGTCGCTGCCGAGCACCCGGCTGGCCAACGGCGTGCCGATCGGGGTCCAGCTGGTCGGCCGGCTCGGCGACGAGGCGACCCTCTTGAACCTGGCCGGCCAGATCGAGCAGGCCCGGCCCTGGGCGGAGATGCGCCCGCCGATCCGGGCGGGCGCCTGA
- a CDS encoding cysteine hydrolase family protein, with protein sequence MAETTLPAAPGPVGLDLARTALLIIDMQRDFLEPGGFGAALGNDVARLAPAVPACRRVLEAARHLGMLVIHTREGHRADLADAPPAKLGRGAPALRIGAEGPMGRILVRGEPGHDIVPELAPLPGEPVLDKPGKGAFYQTDLELILRNRGIEALLVCGVTTEVCVHTSVREANDRGYRCVVLADCCGSYFPEFHEIGLKMIAAQGGIFGWVSDSGGFLAAIGAEG encoded by the coding sequence TTGGCAGAAACGACATTGCCGGCGGCCCCCGGGCCGGTCGGGCTGGACCTGGCGCGGACCGCGCTGCTGATCATCGACATGCAGCGCGACTTCCTGGAGCCCGGCGGCTTTGGGGCGGCACTCGGCAACGACGTGGCGCGGCTGGCACCGGCGGTGCCTGCCTGCCGCCGCGTCCTGGAGGCGGCGCGCCACCTCGGCATGCTGGTGATCCACACCCGCGAGGGCCATCGCGCCGACCTGGCCGACGCGCCGCCCGCCAAGCTCGGCCGCGGCGCGCCGGCGCTGCGGATCGGTGCGGAGGGGCCGATGGGCCGCATCCTGGTCCGTGGCGAGCCCGGCCACGACATCGTGCCCGAATTGGCGCCCCTTCCGGGCGAGCCGGTCCTGGACAAGCCCGGCAAGGGCGCCTTCTACCAGACTGACCTGGAGCTGATCCTGCGCAACCGCGGCATCGAGGCGCTGCTGGTCTGCGGCGTCACCACCGAGGTCTGCGTCCACACCAGCGTGCGCGAGGCCAACGACCGCGGCTATCGCTGCGTCGTGCTGGCCGACTGCTGCGGCTCCTACTTCCCGGAGTTCCACGAGATCGGCCTGAAGATGATCGCCGCCCAGGGCGGCATCTTCGGCTGGGTCTCCGATTCCGGCGGTTTCCTTGCGGCGATCGGCGCGGAGGGCTGA